In the genome of Arthrobacter alpinus, the window GTGGCTGCGCCGAGCAGGTTGACGCCACCCCAACCAACGCTTTGCAAGAGCCACGCCGCTGCAAAGGACCCGGTGGCGGAGACGGCGGCGGTGGAGCCATCGGCGAAGCCTTGAAGCTTTGCGCCACGGCCTTGCGGGTAAGACCGCAGCAGCAGTGCCGAACCTGCCACGAAGAGGACATTCCAGCCGACGCCAACCAGCGTCAGTGTCGCGATCATGGCAGCGCCGGTGCTGAAAAACACGCCAAGGATGCAGCCAAGAGCCATGATGAATCCACCCGCTAGATTTGTTCTGAAGTTGCCACAGCGCTTCAGGAGCTGGGCGCTTAGTGCGGATGGGGCAAACATGCCGATGAGGTGCCACTGGATCATGGATGCACCCATGGCAGAAGAATGGCCGGCGTGATCGTTGGCGAGGGGGCCGGTGGCCATGACCAGCGTCATGACGAGCCCGGAGCCAGCCAGGACCAGGACGGCCTGTTGGAACTGCGGATTGCCAGCCCGCCTGTGGATAGCGATGGCCGGTTGCTTTGCCTCCTCGGTGTTGCCGGTGGCTGGTGGCATGGTTAGGGCCAGAACCAAGGCCACGACGCCGAGAGCGGCGATCAATAGGCATGAGCCAAGGTATGGCTGCAAGGCAGCGTGAGATGCGGCAACAGCGGCAAATGGTCCCAAAGCCGCGGCGGCAATTCCGCCGTACATGACCAGTGCCAGCGCCCGCTCGCGCGTGGCAGGCGGCGAATATTCCGAGGCCACAAATCTCAAGAATCCACCCACTGCACGGTAGCCGCCGGTCAATGCCGTTCCGAGGCAAAAGAGGGCAAAGGAGTGGGTTGCGACAGCAAAAGCGGACAGGAAGCCACCCGCGATCGCCGTGATGGCGCCGACCACCATGACAGGACGGTACCCAAACCTGGCTGCCGCATGGCCGGCCGTGAATGAACAAATGGTACCCACCACCACAATCAAACTCAGGGGCAAGGTCATCAAAACAGGCGAAGGTGCCAGTAACATTCCCACGAGTCCGGTCAGGGTCAGGTCAATGCTCACAATCATGTAGTAGCAAGCCTGAGCGGCAATAAGGCGGATGAGCAAGGCTCTGAAATGTACGGCGGACTGGGTCATGCTGCCACGATGCCATCGGGCGAAGGTACGCAACAGTGGCAAGATGGCCACTATGCGAAAGAATTCTGCCACAAGAGCAACTCCCCTCAAGGTCGCTGTCTTGGCTCTGCCTGAGGTTTTGACGCTGGACTTCGGCATTCCTGTCCAAGTCCTGGGGCGAAATACGCAGGGGAACTACAGTGTTCAAACCTGCTCACCGGGCGGATTGCCTGTCCGGGCCACTGGCGGGTTTTCCGTCCTGCCAGATCGGGGTCTTGAACTTCTTGATGAGGTTCACACCGTGATCATCCCCGGGTTCACCACCTCGCGGGAACAACTCCCGGCGGAAGTCCTGACTGCTCTGATTGCCGCACATAAGAGGGGAGTGCGCATGGTCTCCATCTGCACGGGTGCGTTTGCCTTGGCTCAGGCCGGGATTCTGGACGGGCTGCGGGCCACAACGCATTGGGAATCCACGGCAGATTTGGCCACGCTCTTCCCGGCCGTTGCGGTGGATGAAAATGTTCTGTTCGTGGACAATGGGCAGGTGCTCACCTCGGCCGGCGTTGCCGCCGGAATCGATCTGTGCCTGCACCTGGTGAGAAGCGACTTCGGAGCCGCACAAGGCAACCTGACGGCCAAGGGGATCGTGTCAGCGCCCCGCCGCGAAGGAACCCAATCACAATTCATTAGCCACAAACCGGTGAAATCCCCTGCAAGCCAGCCGGCCGATGTCAGCGCCGCCATGGAATGGGCCGTCAGACACATGCACCAGCCCATTACGCTCGGCCACATCGGTGCAGCAACGGCGCTCAGCGAGCGAACCTTGGCGCGCCGCTTTGAGCTGCATGCGGGAATTGCGCCCATGAAATGGCTTTCGGCTCAACGGGTGGAACGGGCCAAGGAACTCCTGGAAACTACGGGCGCGCCCATTGAAAGAATTGCCGCCTCGGTGGGGCTCGGATCAGGGGCCAATTTTCGCACCATTTTCAAGAAACACACCTCCCTGACACCCAGCCAATACCGGCATGCTTTTGGTACGCGTCACGCGCCCGGCTTGATAGATTAATGGCCATGATTTCCATTCAGCGCGACAACCCGAGCCTGGCCGATGTACAGCAGTTGCTAGATGATCACTTGGCGGACATGCGGGCAACTTCGCCCACCGAAAGCGTTCATGCCCTGGATCATGCGGCCCTGAGCCAGCCCGGCGCTACCTTTTGGACAGTTCGTGAGGATGGTGTGCTGCTCGGTTGTGGCGCCTTGAAGCAGCTCGATGCCGAGCAGGGCGAGATCAAATCCATGCGCACGGCGCCGGTGGCTCGCGGACGTGGCCTGGCCGCTTCCCTACTGGGGCACATCATGGCCGAAGCCCGGGGCCGCGGATACCGGCACCTGTATCTTGAGACCGGAAGTGACGCATTCTTCGCTCCGGCCAGGCGCCTGTACGCCAGGCACGGGTTCGCCGAATGCGAGCCCTTCGCTGACTACGTTCTGGATCCACACAGCGTCTTTATGGAATTAGAGCTCGACGCCGGTGACGGCAGCCGTGGAACCTCCGGCGGCCAAGAGGTGATTGGGGAGCCTGTTCCCGGGTGCGCGGCCCCGGATTTCCAGTAAGTCTCTGGCGTGTGCGTGCAGGCGCTTGTCCTCGTCGGTGACGGGAATCCAGGTGGGGACGGGAACCGAGTTTCCGGCGTCGTCCCGGGCCACCATGACGGTGAGACAGTAGGTGGTCAGGTTCATCTCGCCGCCTTTGGGATCTCCCGAACGGACGTGGACCGCAATGTGCATGCCTTTGGTCCCCGTGTAAACCAACCGTGCTTCCACCTCCACCACGTGACCGATCAGCAGTGGACGGTAGAAGCGGACACCGCCTGAGAATACGGCCACGGTGGCATTTCCGCAGTAGCGCGTTGCACACACATACGCGGCCTCGTCGATCCACTTCATGACGATCCCGCCATGAACCTTGCCGCCCCAGTTCACATCCGTGGGGGCGGCCAAGAATCGCAGGACAACGCGCTCAGCAGTCCCGGCATCGCTATATTCCTGGACCTTCATGGCGTCTACGATTTCTTCACGAACCTTGATCCGGGCCAGGGCATCATCACGCTGGTGAATCTCCTTGGCAGTGGCCGGCTCAAATGGAGCCACTTCCGTTGGTTTGCCGTCCGCGCCCACCGCGACGAAGATGACAATGCATTGACTGCGCATGGTGGGGACTCCGCCTCGGGGATCGCCCGAGGACACCACTGTGTGAATGTGCATCGAGGATCTGCCCGTGTAGACAACCGTGGCCTTGACCTCAACCATGTCGCCACTGTTGACGGGGTCCGCGAAGTGAATATTGCCCACATAAGCGGTCACACAATAGGACTTGGCCCAGCCGACGGCGGCCGCGTAGGCTGCCTTGTCCACCCATTCCAGCACGGTGCCGGCATCCACGGAGCCGCTATGGCCGACGTCGGTAGGAGCGGCAAGAAAACGAAGGGTCACCGAGTTGGTGGGAGTCTCACTCATTGCTCGATTCTATTTATCTCGGCGCCAGTCCTTGCGTTTGAGAGTCTCATCGGAGGACTCTCGCGTCACAATCCACGGCGTTCTGCCGCGCCAATGTGCCAAGTGGCGAATGTTGCCGCACAGTTAATCGTCCATTCATGACATCCGCAGACCTTGTTAAATTGGCCTTACTAATTTAACTGTCATGGATAATATTTCGCGTAGATCAATACTGTCCGCAGGCCTTGGCGCCGGCCTCGTCGCCGCAGTGCCCGGAGCCGCTTTTGCTACCTCCGTAGCTGAGGATTCCGGCCTTCGCACCGATCCGTTCATGCTGGGAATTGCCTCCGGCGAGCCGTGGCCGGATGGATTCGTACTCTGGACCCGACTGGCGGTGAACCCGGTGGCTGAAGACGGTCTGGGTGGCATGCCGTCGCGCAATGTCGCTGTTGCCTGGGAGGTGGCCGAAGACGCCACCATGCGCAAGGTGGTAGCCCGGGGCATGGAGCACGCGCGAATCGAAACCGCCCACTCGGTGCATGTGGAGTTGCGAGGTCTGCGGCCGGGACGTGAGTACTACTACCGATTCCGTACCGGCCGGCATGTCAGCCCCGTGGGCCGCACCATGACCGCCCCGGCCCTGCACGAGACACCGTCACAGTTGGCTATGGCCTTCGCCAGCTGTGCGCAGTACGAGCACGGCTACTTCACCGCCTATTCGCGACTGGCACAGGACCACCCGGACCTTGTGCTTCACCTGGGCGATTACCTCTACGAGTACAAGAAGGACAGCTATGTGATTGGCGGCGGCAACCCGCGCGACCACGAGGGTCCGGAAACTGTCAGCCTGGCTGGCTATCGCCAGCGTCACGCCCAATACAAGTCCGACGCCGATCTGCAGGCTGCGCACGCGGTGGCGCCGTGGCTGGTGGTGTGGGATGACCATGAGGTGGACAACAACTGGGCGGATGAGGTCCCGGAGAACAAGGACGCAGCCCAGCTCAACGACACCACTGAGCATTTCCGGCAGCGCCGGTCGGCGGCCTTCCAGGCGTACTACGAGAACATGCCGCTGCGACCCTCGTCCGTGCCGGCCGGGTTCGACATGAAGATCTACCGCACCATCCAGTGGGGCCAGTTGGCCAATTTCCACATGATGGATACCCGGCAGTACCGCGACGACCAGCTGGCCGGCGATGGGTGGCAGAAGAACGTGGCCGAGCGTTTGGCCGAGGACCGCACCATCACCGGTGACGAGCAGGAGAAGTGGCTGTTGGACGGCTTCAAGAACTCCACACAACGCTGGGACATCCTGGGCCAGCAGGTGTTCTTCGCGGAGCGGGACAGGAACAAGGCCCTCGAGATTGACGACGTCTCCATGGACGGTTGGGACGGCTATGCCGCCTCCCGCCGCCGCATCACCCAAGGCTGGGTGGATGCGAACGTTCGCAACGCCGTCGTTCTTACCGGCGACGTGCACCGCAACTGGGCGAACGATCTCAAGGTGGATTACAAGGATCCGGCTGCACCAGTGGTTGGCTCGGAACTGGTGTGCACCTCCATCACGTCCACGGGCAACGGAAGCGGTTCCACCACTGATTCGACCATGGCGTGGAACCCACACCTGAAGTTTTACAATGACAACCGCGGCTACGTGAACACCAAGATCACCAAGGACGCACTCACCGCAGACTACCGGACCCTTGACTACGTCACGACGCCCGGAGCTTCCGTCAGCACGAAGGCGTCCTTCGTCATCCAGGACGGAATTGGCGGGCTTCAAGCGAAGTAGAAGCTGCAATCGAGGCCGGAGGCGGCGGCGGTGGGGAGGGACTTCCGCCGTCGCCTCATTGGCCGACTCGCCCGTCGATACACTCCCGCAGCAGGTCGGCATGTCCGCAGTGCCGGGCATACTCCTCGATCCTGTGCACGTACAGTTCACGGACTGCTATTTGATCCTTCCCAAGACGCTCTCCAAGATCCGTGTGACCTGCCAGGGCAGCATCGGTTTCGGCCTGTTCGCGCGCCAGCCTGGCAAGGGCGGCGTCGACCTCGCCGTGGTCGGCGATTAGGCCATCGAAATCCCCATCACCGTCGCCGTAGATTTTCGGCAGCGGCTCAGCATCGCTGTCGCGAGGGTCTTCATCAGGGTCCGC includes:
- a CDS encoding DUF664 domain-containing protein; this translates as MTEQPTRWTKSTIYPDMRADPDEDPRDSDAEPLPKIYGDGDGDFDGLIADHGEVDAALARLAREQAETDAALAGHTDLGERLGKDQIAVRELYVHRIEEYARHCGHADLLRECIDGRVGQ
- a CDS encoding MFS transporter; translated protein: MTQSAVHFRALLIRLIAAQACYYMIVSIDLTLTGLVGMLLAPSPVLMTLPLSLIVVVGTICSFTAGHAAARFGYRPVMVVGAITAIAGGFLSAFAVATHSFALFCLGTALTGGYRAVGGFLRFVASEYSPPATRERALALVMYGGIAAAALGPFAAVAASHAALQPYLGSCLLIAALGVVALVLALTMPPATGNTEEAKQPAIAIHRRAGNPQFQQAVLVLAGSGLVMTLVMATGPLANDHAGHSSAMGASMIQWHLIGMFAPSALSAQLLKRCGNFRTNLAGGFIMALGCILGVFFSTGAAMIATLTLVGVGWNVLFVAGSALLLRSYPQGRGAKLQGFADGSTAAVSATGSFAAAWLLQSVGWGGVNLLGAATVAALLAAVAVLTWQNGPRLSQHLKAGPTVPSLTGRSKLERSESR
- a CDS encoding acyl-CoA thioesterase, with amino-acid sequence MSETPTNSVTLRFLAAPTDVGHSGSVDAGTVLEWVDKAAYAAAVGWAKSYCVTAYVGNIHFADPVNSGDMVEVKATVVYTGRSSMHIHTVVSSGDPRGGVPTMRSQCIVIFVAVGADGKPTEVAPFEPATAKEIHQRDDALARIKVREEIVDAMKVQEYSDAGTAERVVLRFLAAPTDVNWGGKVHGGIVMKWIDEAAYVCATRYCGNATVAVFSGGVRFYRPLLIGHVVEVEARLVYTGTKGMHIAVHVRSGDPKGGEMNLTTYCLTVMVARDDAGNSVPVPTWIPVTDEDKRLHAHARDLLEIRGRAPGNRLPNHLLAAGGSTAAVTGVEL
- a CDS encoding GNAT family N-acetyltransferase, producing the protein MISIQRDNPSLADVQQLLDDHLADMRATSPTESVHALDHAALSQPGATFWTVREDGVLLGCGALKQLDAEQGEIKSMRTAPVARGRGLAASLLGHIMAEARGRGYRHLYLETGSDAFFAPARRLYARHGFAECEPFADYVLDPHSVFMELELDAGDGSRGTSGGQEVIGEPVPGCAAPDFQ
- a CDS encoding alkaline phosphatase D family protein translates to MDNISRRSILSAGLGAGLVAAVPGAAFATSVAEDSGLRTDPFMLGIASGEPWPDGFVLWTRLAVNPVAEDGLGGMPSRNVAVAWEVAEDATMRKVVARGMEHARIETAHSVHVELRGLRPGREYYYRFRTGRHVSPVGRTMTAPALHETPSQLAMAFASCAQYEHGYFTAYSRLAQDHPDLVLHLGDYLYEYKKDSYVIGGGNPRDHEGPETVSLAGYRQRHAQYKSDADLQAAHAVAPWLVVWDDHEVDNNWADEVPENKDAAQLNDTTEHFRQRRSAAFQAYYENMPLRPSSVPAGFDMKIYRTIQWGQLANFHMMDTRQYRDDQLAGDGWQKNVAERLAEDRTITGDEQEKWLLDGFKNSTQRWDILGQQVFFAERDRNKALEIDDVSMDGWDGYAASRRRITQGWVDANVRNAVVLTGDVHRNWANDLKVDYKDPAAPVVGSELVCTSITSTGNGSGSTTDSTMAWNPHLKFYNDNRGYVNTKITKDALTADYRTLDYVTTPGASVSTKASFVIQDGIGGLQAK
- a CDS encoding GlxA family transcriptional regulator encodes the protein MRKNSATRATPLKVAVLALPEVLTLDFGIPVQVLGRNTQGNYSVQTCSPGGLPVRATGGFSVLPDRGLELLDEVHTVIIPGFTTSREQLPAEVLTALIAAHKRGVRMVSICTGAFALAQAGILDGLRATTHWESTADLATLFPAVAVDENVLFVDNGQVLTSAGVAAGIDLCLHLVRSDFGAAQGNLTAKGIVSAPRREGTQSQFISHKPVKSPASQPADVSAAMEWAVRHMHQPITLGHIGAATALSERTLARRFELHAGIAPMKWLSAQRVERAKELLETTGAPIERIAASVGLGSGANFRTIFKKHTSLTPSQYRHAFGTRHAPGLID